A single region of the Triticum dicoccoides isolate Atlit2015 ecotype Zavitan chromosome 2B, WEW_v2.0, whole genome shotgun sequence genome encodes:
- the LOC119365340 gene encoding uncharacterized protein LOC119365340 — protein MSSSLVVSGNGDEDACVGETPVVVSGKGEASVVVSGKGEASVVVSGKGKDAVKPSCTAQYSCVKRLRERRLLSFLLDQGFHGAFRELTRETAALFDMDHMRWLVRRGRWYDALFYLNIFLPPLKSERRSLRARIFHNFLLMHGRFADVVAGNKDPYLDKQYANGRSNSTDAERRFRSMNYSILAPDAGQLRAAIDWDRVRSHAEFVVRRMALATPELRRPMVLPSRCMMPHDVLPIGTGLFRKRRVKKQGPQPPKTEAILTALKHQQYCRQLRDSSVGSKDEELELLVNFLDETLQAGLPRGCTLSYDLQPSGKEVELAADSSHAPSVQTMLGTSTDKVKVHATSLVRISGAPICQIISRALKVHAKNPGILSPTNAGTKRLIQAGCHARNQMGGLRTVEDDIYPKKQRTDGAFDEASSVPAFGGRVSTDTSTLVNFRPKLRPVCSM, from the exons ATGAGTTCCTCCCTCGTGGTCTCCGGCAATGGCGACGAGGACGCCTGCGTGGGCGAGACCCCCGTCGTGGTCTCCGgcaagggcgaggcctccgtcgtggtcTCCGgcaagggcgaggcctccgtcgtggtcTCCGGCAAGGGCAAGGACGCCGTCAAGCCCTCATGCACGGCGCAGTATTCCTGCGTCAAGCGGCTTCGTGAGCGGCgcctcctctccttcctcctggaccaaGGCTTCCACGGCGCCTTCAGAGA GCTGACCCGCGAGACGGCGGCGCTGTTCGACATGGATCACATGCGGTGGCTGGTCAGGCGGGGCCGGTGGTACGACGCCCTCTTTTACCTCAACATCTTCCTGCCGCCGCTCAAAAGTGAGAGGAGGAGCCTCCGCGCCAGGATCTTCCACAACTTCCTCCTCATGCACGGTCGCTTCGCCGACGTCGTCGCCGGCAACAAGGACCCGTACCTGGACAAGCAGTATGCCAACGGCCGCAGTAACTCCACAGACGCCGAGCGCAGGTTCCGTTCCATGAACTACTCCATACTCGCCCCGGACGCCGGCCAGCTCAGGGCTGCCATCGACTGGGACAGAGTGAGGAGCCATGCAGAGTTTGTTGTCCGCAGGATGGCTCTTGCTACTCCAGAGCTGAGACGCCCGATGGTGTTGCCGTCCCGCTGCATGATGCCGCACGATGTACTCCCCATTGGGACCGG TTTGTTCCGGAAGAGACGCGTGAAGAAACAAGGCCCCCAGCCGCCAAAAACAGAAGCTATCTTAACAGCTTTGAAACA CCAGCAGTATTGCAGACAGTTAAGGGATTCGAGCGTTG GGTCGAAAGATGAAGAACTGGAACTGCTGGTCAATTTCCTTG ATGAGACTCTACAGGCTGGCCTACCTAGAGGGTGCACACTAAGCTATGACCTTCAACCAAGCGGGAAGGAAG TTGAACTTGCTGCAGATTCTTCTCATGCTCCGTCTGTGCAGACCATGCTCGGCACATCCACAGATAAAGTTAAAGTCCATGCCACATCATTAGTGAGAATTTCTG GTGCTCCAATCTGCCAGATCATTTCTCGTGCCTTGAAAGTTCATGCCAAAAACCCTGGGATATTGTCACCGACAAATGCAG GCACAAAGCGTCTAATACAAGCAGGTTGTCATGCTCGGAATCAAATGGGTGGACTGCGAACTGTTGAGGATGATATTTATCCAAAAAAGCAACGGACGGACGGGGCATTTGATGAAGCAAGTTCG